GGATCTGGCGAAGGAGACCGGGTCGGGGGCGAGGCCGGTGTGGACTCGGCGAGGACGGGCATTGTGCCGTTCGGGTTCGGGGCTGCAGGTTACCGAGGCCGGTAGCCCTTTCTTTTGCGGCTGGTCGGCGTGGCCCGGCGGGCGGCGCCGTTCCGTGTGGGTTTCTGTGCCTGCTTTTGTGCCGGTTTCTCCGCAGGGGAGGCCTGGGTACGGCCCCGCGAGCTGTTCGCCGTCCGGCCGCGGACGATGCCGATGAAGTCCTCCACCAGGTCGGTGGTCGCGTCCGTGGGCCAGGCCAGCGCCACCTGAGACTGCGGCGCGTCCAGCACCGGCCGGTACGTGAGATCCCTACGGTGGTGGAGGCGTGCGAGCGACTGGGGGACCAGAAGAAGCCCGGCGCCGGAAGCCACGAGCTCGACCGCCTCCGCCGTCGTGGCCGGGCGGGTGAACGCGGGCAGCCCGGGCCGGACCGTCCACTCGATGGTGTCGTCCAGAGGGTGGAGCACCTCGTCGTCGGCCAGGTCGGCGATGGTCACCTCGTCGGCGGCGGCCACCGCGTGGTCCTTGGGCACCACCACCACCGTGGTCTCCATGTAGAGAGGGATCACGCTGAGCCCGTCGCGGTCTACCGGCAGCCTGACGAATCCGGCGTCGGCGCCGCCATCCCGCAGAAGTCCCACCACCTCGGCGGCGGGAACCGTGGCCAGGGTGAGCGGTACGCCGGGCATCCTCTCGGTCCAGATGTTGACCCATTTCGCGGGCGTCACCCCGGGCACATACGCCAGCCGAAATGCCTTGCCGGTCTCACCATCAGTCACTTCCTCAGCGTACCGATGTCTGAGAACCCGTTCCGACTGACTACTCTTGGCACCATGCCCTCGTCCAAACCGAAGACCGTCCAGACGATGAAGCCCGAGACCGCGGCCAAGAAGCTGGGCGTCCTCCTCTCGGCCACTCCCGCCGAGTTCCAGTCGGGTGTGGTCTCCAGGGACGAGCTGAACGCGTTGCAAGCGACGCCACCGGCCTGGCTCGCTGACCTGCGCCGCAACGGCCCGCACCCCAAGCAGGTCGTCGCCGCGAAGCTCGGGGTCTCCATATCCGGGCTGGCCAGAGGCGGGATCACCGAACCGCTCACCACCGATGAGATCAACGCGCTCAAGGCGGAAAATCCGGCATGGCTGGAGCGCGAGCGGTCCGTCCAGGCCGAGACCCGCAAGGAAGCGCTCCGCCTCAAGCAGCGCTAGACGGCTGAGATTCCGCACGTCTCCGACTCGGAGACGAGCCCGTCGGATGAGCCCCCGGAGTGGCCGGTCAACTAGGGTGACCGGCCATGAGAATCCTCATCGTCGGCGGTAGTGGCTTTCTCGGCCGTGAGCTGGCTCGACAGTGCCTGCCGGCAGGGCACGAGGTTGCTGCGACGTATCTGACCCGGCCTGGACAGACCACCGGTCTTGAGTGGTTGCCGCTCGATGTGCGCCGACGCGAGGATGTCGATGAGCTGATCGGCGCCTTCCGGGCAGAGGTGGTCATCAACGCCGCGTACCGTCAGGCGGATTGGGCGACCACGGCGATCGGCGCCGCGAACGTGGCTCTGGCTGTCTCCATGGCGGGCGGACGCCTCGTCCATGTGTCCAGCGACGCGGTCTTCTCCGGCGCTGCGATCCGCTATGACGAGACGTGTGTCCCTGACCCGATCACCCCGTACGGCGCGGCCAAGGCCGCCGCCGAGACAGCGGTGAGCGCGATCGTGCCGGCTGCGGTGACAGCTCGGACATCCTTGATCATTGGCGACGGTGATTCCCCGCATGAGGCCCTGGTGCGTTCACTGGCCACCGGCAGGGCGAGAGGGGTGCTGTTCACTGATGACGTGCGGTGTCCCGTGCATGTCGTTGACCTTGCTGCGGCGCTTCTTGAACTCGCCGCATCCGAGCATCGCGGTGTCCACCACGTAGCTGGAGCCGATGCGGTAAGCCGGTACGAGCTCGGGCTGCTCATCGCTCGCCGCGATGGCCTCGACGCGGATCATTTGCCTTCAGGCCGACGGGCGGACACCAGGTTGCCCGGCCCTATGGACGTGCGCTTGGACTGCGCCATGACTCAGCGGCGGCTTCGGACCACGTTGCGCGGAGCTCGGCAATTTCTGGGTGACGGTCAGCGGTGATCGCGACCTGCACGGCGGGAGATCGTCGCCGAGAGCAAGAACCATGAACCTGCCACAGTGCATCCGATATATCCCGGATGCGGCAAGGACGCACCCGGGCCCTCATGCGACCGCCCACGTCACTGTGAAGTCCACTTGAGTCAGCTCCTCGGTGGCGGAAGGTGAGCCCGCACTTTGGGGGCCATCTTGCCGAATCCC
The Nonomuraea helvata genome window above contains:
- a CDS encoding LysR family substrate-binding domain-containing protein; amino-acid sequence: MTDGETGKAFRLAYVPGVTPAKWVNIWTERMPGVPLTLATVPAAEVVGLLRDGGADAGFVRLPVDRDGLSVIPLYMETTVVVVPKDHAVAAADEVTIADLADDEVLHPLDDTIEWTVRPGLPAFTRPATTAEAVELVASGAGLLLVPQSLARLHHRRDLTYRPVLDAPQSQVALAWPTDATTDLVEDFIGIVRGRTANSSRGRTQASPAEKPAQKQAQKPTRNGAARRATPTSRKRKGYRPR
- a CDS encoding DUF5997 family protein, with translation MPSSKPKTVQTMKPETAAKKLGVLLSATPAEFQSGVVSRDELNALQATPPAWLADLRRNGPHPKQVVAAKLGVSISGLARGGITEPLTTDEINALKAENPAWLERERSVQAETRKEALRLKQR
- a CDS encoding SDR family oxidoreductase, with product MRILIVGGSGFLGRELARQCLPAGHEVAATYLTRPGQTTGLEWLPLDVRRREDVDELIGAFRAEVVINAAYRQADWATTAIGAANVALAVSMAGGRLVHVSSDAVFSGAAIRYDETCVPDPITPYGAAKAAAETAVSAIVPAAVTARTSLIIGDGDSPHEALVRSLATGRARGVLFTDDVRCPVHVVDLAAALLELAASEHRGVHHVAGADAVSRYELGLLIARRDGLDADHLPSGRRADTRLPGPMDVRLDCAMTQRRLRTTLRGARQFLGDGQR